From the genome of Dickeya aquatica, one region includes:
- a CDS encoding M20 aminoacylase family protein yields MEITPALLAQAVTWRRQLHANPELGYHEHQTAGKVASLLRDFGFQVQCGLAETGVVGTLENGPGPTIGLRADMDALPITELNALPHQSCRSGVMHACGHDGHTAMLLAAARYLSETRRFRGTLRVVFQPAEENLGGARRMVEEGLFSRFPMDEIYALHNWPGLPLGTLAVSDGAMMASLDAFDITLTGKSCHAAMPENGADPIVAAAQLIMSLQTIPSRRLSAQSSAVISITQIAGGEAINAIPEKVVLRGTLRCLQADVREQVRALIAQQVERIPELLGVSGVIEYHPGYPVTQNDAQAAQWVRDTAVATLGPDQVRWGVNPSMASEDFACLLEHCRGAYFWLGVDGDEPSHPLHNAHYDFNDAAIAYGIRFWVALVEKRLSPLA; encoded by the coding sequence ATGGAGATTACCCCAGCGCTGCTTGCGCAGGCTGTGACGTGGCGGCGTCAATTACACGCTAACCCGGAGCTGGGTTATCACGAGCATCAAACGGCCGGGAAGGTGGCCTCCTTATTGCGTGATTTTGGCTTTCAGGTGCAGTGTGGTCTGGCTGAAACCGGTGTTGTTGGCACACTGGAAAATGGGCCGGGGCCGACTATCGGGTTACGGGCAGATATGGATGCGTTGCCGATTACGGAACTCAACGCACTGCCCCATCAGTCATGCCGTAGCGGGGTGATGCATGCCTGTGGTCATGATGGTCATACGGCCATGCTACTGGCGGCAGCCCGTTATTTGAGTGAAACCCGCCGTTTTCGCGGTACGCTGCGCGTTGTGTTTCAGCCCGCAGAGGAGAACCTTGGCGGGGCGCGCCGCATGGTGGAAGAGGGGCTGTTTAGCCGCTTTCCCATGGATGAAATCTACGCACTGCATAACTGGCCGGGGTTGCCGCTTGGTACGCTGGCCGTCAGTGACGGGGCGATGATGGCCTCGCTGGATGCCTTTGACATCACCCTGACGGGCAAAAGCTGCCATGCGGCGATGCCGGAAAATGGCGCTGACCCGATTGTGGCTGCCGCGCAACTGATTATGTCATTACAAACCATTCCTTCGCGGCGTTTGTCTGCCCAGTCATCGGCGGTTATCAGCATCACGCAGATAGCCGGAGGTGAGGCCATCAATGCTATCCCTGAAAAAGTGGTACTGCGCGGCACGTTACGTTGCCTGCAAGCAGATGTGCGTGAGCAGGTCAGGGCGTTGATAGCCCAGCAGGTTGAACGCATCCCTGAACTGTTAGGGGTGTCTGGCGTGATTGAATATCATCCGGGGTATCCGGTGACGCAAAATGATGCCCAGGCCGCGCAATGGGTACGGGATACGGCTGTCGCCACGTTAGGGCCTGATCAGGTGCGCTGGGGCGTGAACCCTTCGATGGCATCGGAAGATTTTGCCTGCCTGCTGGAACACTGCCGCGGGGCGTACTTCTGGCTGGGCGTTGACGGCGATGAACCGTCTCATCCGTTACATAATGCCCATTATGACTTCAATGATGCCGCGATAGCCTATGGCATCCGCTTTTGGGTGGCACTGGTTGAAAAACGCCTGAGCCCCCTGGCCTGA
- a CDS encoding DKNYY domain-containing protein produces MKWNGYLAVVLGMAALSSQAEVKPPYQVDQGRVVFRASVNADPQVLAGARADNFKVLQKGDAMALAASGSQYYCNQQPLPKGFKPESAKLYGEHFLLTNVGSYVDCAPMKQTIDAASFEALTFPFFRDKNHIWLPDGEILDGVDVASFKAIASNQAIDKKNYYFVANEISIVPYQKNAPVAGECYGWATIDGVVHYQGEARPDVDAASFHCLTFDTALDNVRFYKFGRIGTALPDGVKAAAIKPVADSEKLATDGQRVWFLGVDTVLLEGLGVSNLSSKLDSNDYTISDGKTRWHCDSVKVSGQPQCHKG; encoded by the coding sequence ATGAAGTGGAACGGATATCTCGCGGTGGTGCTGGGTATGGCGGCATTATCTTCTCAGGCAGAGGTCAAACCGCCTTATCAGGTAGATCAAGGGCGCGTGGTGTTTCGCGCCTCGGTCAATGCCGACCCACAGGTGTTGGCAGGGGCTCGCGCAGATAATTTTAAGGTATTACAAAAAGGCGATGCGATGGCGCTGGCAGCTTCGGGGTCGCAGTATTACTGCAATCAGCAGCCGTTGCCCAAAGGCTTTAAGCCGGAAAGCGCCAAGCTGTACGGTGAGCACTTTTTACTCACTAACGTTGGTTCTTACGTTGACTGCGCGCCGATGAAACAGACGATAGACGCGGCGAGCTTTGAGGCGCTGACGTTTCCTTTCTTTCGCGATAAAAATCACATCTGGTTGCCTGATGGTGAAATACTCGATGGCGTCGATGTGGCCAGTTTCAAGGCTATTGCCAGCAATCAGGCCATCGATAAGAAAAATTATTACTTCGTGGCAAACGAAATCAGCATCGTGCCCTACCAGAAGAACGCCCCGGTGGCTGGCGAATGTTATGGCTGGGCAACGATTGATGGGGTGGTTCATTATCAGGGAGAAGCGCGCCCGGATGTCGATGCCGCCAGTTTTCACTGCCTGACATTCGATACTGCGCTGGATAACGTGCGCTTTTATAAGTTTGGCAGAATCGGTACTGCGCTACCGGATGGCGTCAAGGCGGCGGCGATTAAACCGGTGGCGGATAGTGAGAAGCTGGCAACGGATGGACAGCGCGTCTGGTTTTTGGGCGTGGACACCGTTCTGCTCGAGGGGCTTGGTGTGTCCAATCTGAGCAGTAAACTGGATAGCAATGATTACACCATTAGCGATGGCAAAACCCGCTGGCACTGTGATTCGGTCAAAGTCAGCGGCCAGCCGCAGTGCCATAAAGGCTGA